A window of the Catenulispora sp. GP43 genome harbors these coding sequences:
- a CDS encoding MBL fold metallo-hydrolase, producing MAKPFRMDDVVRVDDDVHAVLGSDVTWVVVKDGDSATLIDTGYPGDYDNLLASLAMLKVAPEAVSAILVTHAHNDHIGSAERLRAAYGIPVLMHAEEVPHSRREFLDQVSVGQVAANAWRPGVVPWAVRALRNGGTADVAVAEPQAFPADGPLDLPGAPVPLHTPGHTAGHCAYFLPARGIVVCGDALGTGHPTSRVSGPQLLPAMFQKDRDGALASLGVLAETDADVLIPGHGPVHRGSVRDAVERIRERG from the coding sequence ATGGCCAAACCCTTCCGCATGGACGATGTCGTCCGCGTCGACGACGACGTCCACGCCGTCCTCGGCAGCGACGTCACCTGGGTCGTGGTGAAGGACGGCGACAGCGCGACGCTGATCGACACCGGCTACCCCGGCGACTACGACAACCTCCTGGCCTCGTTGGCGATGCTCAAGGTGGCGCCGGAGGCGGTCAGCGCGATCCTGGTCACGCATGCCCACAACGACCACATCGGCTCCGCCGAGCGGCTGCGGGCCGCGTACGGTATTCCGGTCCTGATGCATGCCGAGGAGGTGCCGCACTCGCGGCGCGAGTTCCTCGACCAGGTGTCCGTGGGGCAGGTGGCGGCCAACGCGTGGCGGCCGGGCGTCGTGCCGTGGGCGGTGCGGGCGTTGCGCAACGGTGGTACCGCGGATGTCGCCGTCGCCGAGCCGCAGGCCTTCCCCGCCGACGGGCCGCTCGACCTGCCCGGGGCGCCGGTGCCGCTGCACACGCCCGGGCACACGGCGGGGCACTGCGCCTATTTCTTGCCGGCGCGGGGGATCGTGGTCTGCGGGGACGCCCTGGGCACCGGGCATCCGACGTCGCGGGTCAGCGGTCCGCAGTTGCTGCCCGCCATGTTCCAGAAGGACCGGGACGGCGCGCTGGCCAGTCTGGGTGTGCTGGCCGAGACCGACGCGGATGTGTTGATCCCCGGGCACGGGCCTGTGCACCGCGGGTCGGTGCGGGACGCCGTCGAGCGGATCCGGGAGCGCGGCTAG
- a CDS encoding MerR family transcriptional regulator has protein sequence MRIGDLARDAGVTPKAVRYYESLGLLVPARLGNGYRDYSGQDVRVVREVRRLIGLGIPAARTRPFLDCLADHGEIDDCPSSLAEYRDAIDDLDRRIRELTRRRDTLAARLDRAAGRCPGDAPEDGAAPEPEEAIVDDIYTLPADLPVPQDDGAAGHLPGVAVPGLALPSTAKETIELAALGTGRTIVYIYPLSGRPGEDIPEGWNAIPGARGCTTQACDFRDHHEELLDAGATRVFGLSSQDTAYQRELVERLRLPFSMLSDTGLRLAGELNLPTFEADGQVLYKRITLVIRDGQVEHAFYPVFPPNRHAGEVLSWLKENPV, from the coding sequence ATGAGGATCGGCGATCTGGCCCGCGACGCCGGTGTCACGCCCAAGGCGGTCCGCTACTACGAGTCGCTGGGCCTGCTGGTCCCCGCGCGGTTGGGGAACGGCTACCGCGACTACTCCGGGCAGGACGTCCGGGTGGTGCGGGAGGTCCGGCGGCTGATCGGGCTCGGCATCCCGGCGGCGCGGACCCGGCCGTTCCTGGACTGCCTCGCCGACCACGGGGAGATCGACGACTGCCCGTCCTCGCTGGCCGAGTACCGGGACGCCATCGACGACCTGGACCGCCGCATCAGGGAGCTGACGCGGCGGCGCGACACCCTCGCCGCCCGCCTGGACCGGGCCGCGGGCCGCTGCCCCGGCGACGCCCCGGAGGACGGCGCGGCCCCCGAACCCGAGGAAGCCATCGTGGACGACATCTACACCCTCCCGGCCGATCTGCCGGTCCCCCAGGACGACGGCGCCGCCGGCCATCTCCCCGGCGTCGCCGTCCCGGGGCTCGCGCTCCCGAGCACCGCGAAGGAGACCATCGAGCTGGCCGCGCTGGGTACCGGCCGAACGATCGTCTATATCTATCCGCTCAGCGGCCGCCCCGGCGAGGACATTCCCGAGGGCTGGAACGCCATCCCGGGCGCCCGAGGCTGCACGACACAGGCCTGCGACTTCCGTGACCACCACGAGGAACTGCTCGACGCCGGCGCGACGCGGGTCTTCGGTCTGTCCAGCCAGGACACCGCTTATCAGCGGGAGTTGGTGGAACGGCTGCGGCTGCCGTTCTCCATGCTGTCCGACACCGGGCTCCGCCTTGCCGGGGAACTGAACCTGCCGACATTCGAGGCGGACGGCCAGGTCCTCTATAAGCGCATCACTCTCGTCATCCGCGACGGCCAGGTCGAGCACGCCTTCTACCCGGTCTTCCCGCCGAACCGCCACGCGGGTGAAGTGCTGTCCTGGCTTAAGGAGAATCCCGTATAA
- a CDS encoding biotin/lipoyl-binding protein, giving the protein MVAAGGAGAWALLGSSSSDKSSSGRTVAVQRGDVTAQVSASGNVTLPTQLDLAFTASGTVTEVDVKPGDEVKAGQVLAKIDTTDANQQLASAQAQLTTAQAQLTKLQQGQTPQQAALSQQQLTTAADSLSSARTSYSDTQNSLALDASTLASAVTTAKNSLSADEAQQTTDCAGTSAAAQQSCNSDKNKVTQDTNAVTTAENAQKTGAEKDTQSLHQAQSSLTQAQNSYNTAVDQQAVSAAPATPDQIASADQSVLNAQNAVTSAQKEVAGTVITAPSAGTVLSVGGSVGDSVSAGSTSSTSAASSSSGSTGGSSGGSSGGSGGGASGGSSSSSSSASSGAKSGSGFVVLGNMSSLTVRAEFAETDASKLKAGQDAQVSINAIPGSSLTATVQSIDPTSTVVSNVVEYGVTLQFTAGQQDLTALKMGQTASVSVVTDNVTNVLYVPSSAVTSFGGQSFVTVVSGKTQTQTPVQVGVVGDTSTEITSGVNEGDQVLLSSRTTSGSSTGSRTGGFGGGAGGLGGGAGGAGGGGLGAGGGGRFGG; this is encoded by the coding sequence GTGGTTGCCGCCGGTGGAGCGGGCGCCTGGGCGCTGCTCGGCTCGTCGAGTTCCGACAAGTCGTCCTCCGGCCGCACCGTCGCCGTTCAGCGCGGTGATGTCACAGCCCAGGTATCCGCCTCCGGCAATGTCACGCTTCCCACCCAGCTCGACTTGGCGTTCACCGCTTCGGGCACGGTGACCGAGGTGGACGTGAAGCCCGGCGACGAGGTGAAGGCCGGCCAGGTGCTGGCCAAGATCGACACCACCGACGCCAACCAGCAGCTCGCCTCCGCGCAGGCCCAGCTGACCACGGCGCAGGCCCAGCTCACCAAGCTGCAGCAGGGCCAGACGCCGCAGCAGGCCGCGCTGAGCCAGCAGCAGCTGACGACCGCCGCCGACTCGCTGTCCTCGGCGAGGACGTCGTACTCGGACACCCAGAACAGCCTGGCGCTGGATGCCAGCACCCTGGCTTCCGCCGTCACGACGGCGAAGAACAGTCTGAGCGCTGACGAGGCCCAGCAGACGACCGACTGCGCAGGGACGAGCGCCGCAGCGCAACAGTCTTGTAACAGCGACAAGAACAAGGTCACCCAGGACACCAACGCTGTCACGACGGCCGAGAACGCTCAGAAGACCGGCGCGGAGAAGGACACCCAGTCCCTGCACCAGGCGCAGTCCTCGCTGACCCAGGCCCAGAACTCCTACAACACCGCGGTGGACCAGCAGGCGGTCTCCGCCGCGCCGGCCACGCCGGACCAGATAGCCTCCGCCGACCAGTCCGTCCTCAACGCCCAGAACGCGGTCACCAGCGCGCAGAAGGAGGTCGCCGGCACCGTCATCACCGCGCCCTCGGCCGGGACGGTCCTGTCCGTCGGCGGTTCGGTCGGCGACTCGGTGTCCGCGGGGTCGACCTCCTCCACCTCGGCCGCGTCCTCCTCGAGCGGCTCTACTGGGGGTTCTTCTGGGGGTTCTTCTGGGGGTTCGGGCGGCGGCGCCTCCGGGGGGTCGTCGAGTTCTTCGTCGTCCGCGTCCTCCGGCGCCAAGTCCGGCAGCGGCTTCGTGGTGCTGGGCAACATGTCCAGCCTGACGGTGCGCGCCGAGTTCGCCGAGACCGACGCCTCCAAGCTGAAGGCCGGTCAGGACGCGCAGGTCTCGATCAACGCGATCCCCGGCTCCTCGCTCACCGCGACGGTGCAGTCCATCGACCCGACCTCGACCGTGGTGTCCAACGTCGTCGAGTACGGCGTCACGCTCCAGTTCACGGCCGGCCAGCAGGACCTCACGGCCCTGAAGATGGGCCAGACCGCGTCGGTCTCCGTGGTCACCGACAATGTGACCAACGTTCTGTACGTGCCGTCCTCGGCGGTCACCAGCTTCGGCGGCCAGAGCTTCGTCACCGTGGTCAGCGGCAAGACCCAGACCCAGACGCCGGTGCAGGTCGGCGTGGTCGGCGACACCAGCACCGAGATCACCTCCGGGGTGAACGAGGGCGACCAGGTCCTGCTGTCCTCGCGCACCACCAGCGGCTCGAGCACCGGTTCCCGGACCGGCGGCTTCGGCGGCGGGGCGGGCGGCCTCGGCGGCGGTGCCGGCGGTGCCGGCGGCGGCGGCCTCGGTGCGGGCGGCGGCGGACGGTTCGGCGGGTGA
- a CDS encoding ABC transporter ATP-binding protein produces the protein MSGSSGVKPVIELADIRKTYGMDGTAVHALRGVSLTVPTGDYVAIMGASGSGKSTMMNIIGCLDVPTSGQYLLDGIEVEHLSDRQLALVRNRKIGFVFQSFNLLPRTTALDNVELPLVYAGVGTTERRQRARAALELVGLGERLNHKPNELSGGQQQRVAVARALVTAPSLILADEPTGNLDSTSSADVMALFDRLHRAGRTIVLITHEHDIAEHAERAIRLMDGQIVSDERNGERGWISEQHSARHGSAR, from the coding sequence ATGAGCGGTTCGAGCGGTGTGAAGCCGGTCATCGAGCTCGCCGACATCCGCAAGACGTACGGCATGGACGGCACCGCCGTCCATGCCCTGCGCGGCGTCAGCCTGACCGTCCCAACCGGCGACTACGTCGCGATCATGGGCGCCTCGGGCTCGGGCAAGTCGACGATGATGAACATCATCGGCTGCCTGGACGTCCCCACCTCCGGGCAGTACCTGCTGGACGGCATCGAGGTCGAGCACCTGTCGGACCGCCAGCTCGCGCTGGTCCGCAACCGCAAGATCGGCTTCGTCTTCCAGTCCTTCAACCTGCTGCCGCGCACCACCGCGCTGGACAACGTGGAGCTTCCGCTGGTCTACGCCGGCGTCGGCACCACCGAGCGGCGCCAGCGGGCCAGGGCCGCGCTGGAGCTGGTGGGCCTGGGCGAGCGCCTGAACCACAAGCCGAACGAGCTCTCCGGCGGCCAGCAGCAGCGCGTGGCCGTGGCCCGCGCGCTGGTCACCGCGCCCAGCCTGATCCTGGCCGACGAGCCCACCGGCAACCTGGACAGCACCTCCTCGGCCGACGTCATGGCCCTGTTCGACCGGCTGCACCGCGCCGGGCGCACCATCGTCCTGATCACCCACGAGCACGACATCGCAGAGCACGCCGAGCGTGCGATCCGGCTGATGGACGGACAGATCGTGTCCGACGAACGCAACGGCGAGCGGGGCTGGATCTCCGAACAGCACAGCGCGAGGCACGGGAGCGCCCGATGA
- a CDS encoding ABC transporter permease — protein sequence MRFREVFRFAFAGLKANKLRSSLTTLGILIGVGAVILLVAVGKGSGAQVQANIDKLGTNLLEVSRQAGGFGARASRNTGTQSSVGALTLADAQALVDPVNAPDVLDEAPVVTASPTATYEGATHPIAQLVGTYPAYLTATNWTIAEGSSITDDDVAQARKVIVIGQTVATDLFNTADPVGQQVMINSVPYTVEGVLQSKGSSGLQDADDFAIAPLTTVQDSLSGFGSLSQIVVQAKSAGATTAAQDEITSILTARHHLAATASPDFRVLNQQSLLATSNSTTHTFTVLLGAVAAISLLVGGIGITNIMLVTVTERTREIGIRKALGAPRAAILGQFLIEAVLLSLIGGALGVAAGLIGTRFTVAGVKPVIVPASIALAFAVSALIGLFFGSFPANRAAKLHPIQALRHE from the coding sequence ATGAGATTCCGCGAAGTCTTCCGGTTCGCCTTCGCCGGCCTGAAGGCCAACAAACTGCGTTCGTCGCTGACCACCCTGGGCATCCTGATCGGCGTCGGCGCCGTCATTCTGCTGGTCGCGGTCGGCAAGGGCTCCGGCGCGCAGGTGCAGGCGAACATCGACAAGCTGGGCACGAACCTGCTGGAGGTCTCCCGGCAGGCCGGCGGCTTCGGGGCGCGCGCGTCCCGCAACACCGGGACGCAGAGCTCGGTCGGGGCGCTGACCCTGGCCGACGCGCAGGCGCTGGTCGACCCGGTGAACGCCCCGGACGTGCTGGACGAGGCCCCGGTGGTGACCGCCTCGCCGACCGCCACCTACGAGGGCGCCACGCACCCGATCGCGCAGCTGGTCGGCACCTACCCGGCCTACCTGACGGCGACCAACTGGACGATCGCCGAGGGCTCCTCGATCACCGACGACGACGTGGCCCAGGCCCGCAAGGTGATCGTGATCGGCCAGACGGTGGCCACCGACCTGTTCAACACCGCCGACCCGGTGGGGCAGCAGGTCATGATCAACAGCGTCCCCTACACCGTCGAGGGCGTGCTGCAGTCCAAGGGCTCCTCGGGCCTGCAGGACGCGGACGACTTCGCCATCGCACCGCTGACCACCGTGCAGGACTCGCTGAGCGGCTTCGGGTCGCTGAGCCAGATCGTGGTGCAGGCCAAGTCGGCCGGCGCCACCACCGCGGCGCAGGACGAGATCACCTCGATCCTCACCGCGCGGCACCACCTGGCGGCCACCGCCTCGCCGGACTTCCGGGTGCTGAACCAGCAGTCGCTGCTGGCCACGTCGAACTCCACCACGCACACCTTCACGGTGCTGCTGGGCGCGGTCGCGGCCATCTCGCTGCTGGTCGGCGGCATCGGGATCACCAACATCATGCTGGTCACGGTGACCGAGCGGACCCGGGAGATCGGCATCCGCAAGGCGCTGGGCGCGCCGCGCGCGGCGATCCTGGGCCAGTTCCTCATCGAGGCGGTGCTGCTGTCCCTGATCGGCGGGGCCCTCGGGGTGGCCGCCGGACTGATCGGCACCAGGTTCACGGTGGCCGGGGTGAAACCGGTGATCGTGCCCGCCTCGATCGCGCTGGCCTTCGCGGTGTCGGCGCTGATCGGGCTGTTCTTCGGGTCGTTCCCGGCCAACCGCGCGGCCAAGCTGCATCCCATCCAGGCACTGCGGCACGAGTAG
- a CDS encoding response regulator transcription factor, with protein MDTRESRNLLVVDDDTEIRDAIARAFRLQGYRVRTAAGGLAALEQIAADPPDAIVLDVMMPELDGVEVCRRLRGVGDHTPVLLLTARDAVGDRVAGLDAGADDYLVKPFALAELHARMRALLRRAEYDPVPESERLVFEDLELDPESRLAYRGGRTIELTRTEFALLELLMRNAGRVLPREVISDRIWGYELGPESNSLEVFVSCIRRKTEAGGEPRLVQTVRGFGYTLRVPA; from the coding sequence ATGGACACCCGGGAATCCCGCAACTTGCTGGTCGTCGACGACGACACCGAGATCCGTGACGCGATCGCGCGCGCGTTCCGCCTGCAGGGCTATCGCGTGCGCACCGCGGCCGGCGGCCTGGCCGCCCTGGAGCAGATCGCGGCCGACCCGCCGGACGCGATCGTGCTCGACGTGATGATGCCGGAGCTCGACGGGGTGGAGGTGTGCCGGCGCCTGCGCGGTGTCGGCGACCACACCCCGGTGCTGCTGCTGACCGCGCGCGACGCGGTCGGCGACCGGGTGGCCGGGCTCGACGCCGGCGCCGACGACTACCTGGTGAAGCCGTTCGCGCTGGCCGAGCTGCACGCCCGCATGCGGGCCCTGCTCCGGCGCGCCGAGTACGACCCGGTGCCGGAGTCCGAGCGGCTGGTGTTCGAGGACCTGGAGCTGGACCCCGAGTCCCGGCTGGCCTACCGCGGCGGGCGGACGATAGAGCTGACCCGCACCGAGTTCGCCCTGCTGGAGCTGCTCATGCGCAACGCCGGCCGGGTGCTGCCCCGGGAAGTGATCTCGGACCGGATCTGGGGATACGAACTGGGACCGGAGTCGAACTCGCTGGAGGTGTTCGTGTCCTGCATCCGGCGCAAGACGGAGGCCGGCGGCGAGCCGCGGCTCGTGCAGACGGTGCGCGGGTTCGGGTACACGCTGCGAGTGCCGGCGTGA
- a CDS encoding sensor histidine kinase has translation MKRERFGKLRLVAAKQSADLRAEPDLGDGDGAGAGPAVQDGPAESSRRRSPVAVWRRTPLRARLALAATIAVAAGVGGGVGFAYVAVRHSLTQQIDDALLKQGTRMQSQQLRPRNGSQRPDKINPLDSTPQVGETRLNFQFIDDKGRALVLQRPPAPTARSIAATSAAFPALPQPLPVTPQDIQVAAGTLASYIHSTQWNGQHVRILTLALGNGHAMQIENPLTTMDEQLSTLGWQLFGAGVAGIVLAAGLGWLVTRTTLRPVAELTSTAERIAATHDLAHRIAIDGTSGEPRDELGRLAATFNSMLDAVQEATDRQRQLVADASHELRTPLTSLRTNVEVLAHAHRLDPEDREALVTSIMSGLDDLTTLVSDTVELARGEEQAALFEEMRFDLMVQRCVDRATTHWPKAVFKADLDEAVVYGVTDRLAKAVRNLLDNAAKFSPDGGLVEVRTTTGADGTVTLTVRDHGPGIPEADLPHVFDRFYRAASARDLPGSGLGLAIVTQVAVGHGGGVTAGAASGGGAEFRLTLPVARG, from the coding sequence GTGAAACGGGAGCGGTTCGGGAAGCTGCGCCTGGTCGCGGCCAAGCAGAGTGCCGACCTGCGGGCCGAGCCGGACCTCGGCGACGGCGACGGCGCCGGCGCCGGGCCGGCCGTCCAGGACGGTCCAGCCGAGTCCTCCCGGCGCCGCTCCCCCGTCGCGGTGTGGCGGCGCACGCCGCTGCGCGCCCGACTGGCCCTGGCGGCCACCATCGCGGTGGCGGCCGGCGTCGGCGGGGGCGTGGGGTTCGCGTACGTCGCGGTCCGGCACTCCCTGACGCAGCAGATAGACGACGCGCTGCTGAAGCAGGGCACGCGGATGCAGTCGCAGCAGCTGCGCCCGCGGAACGGCTCCCAGCGTCCCGACAAGATCAACCCGCTCGACTCCACGCCGCAGGTCGGCGAGACCCGGCTGAACTTCCAGTTCATCGACGACAAGGGCCGGGCGCTGGTGCTGCAGCGGCCGCCCGCGCCGACCGCGCGCTCCATCGCCGCGACCTCGGCGGCCTTCCCGGCCCTGCCGCAGCCGCTGCCGGTCACGCCGCAGGACATCCAGGTCGCGGCCGGGACGCTGGCCAGCTACATCCACTCCACGCAGTGGAACGGCCAGCATGTGCGGATCCTGACGCTGGCGCTCGGCAACGGCCACGCGATGCAGATCGAGAACCCGCTGACCACGATGGACGAGCAGCTGTCCACCCTGGGCTGGCAGCTGTTCGGCGCCGGGGTCGCGGGCATCGTGCTGGCCGCGGGCCTGGGCTGGCTGGTGACCCGTACCACGCTGCGTCCGGTCGCCGAGCTGACCAGCACCGCCGAGCGCATCGCCGCCACCCACGACCTGGCGCACCGCATCGCCATAGACGGCACGTCCGGCGAGCCCCGCGACGAACTCGGCCGCCTGGCCGCCACCTTCAACAGCATGCTGGACGCGGTCCAGGAGGCCACCGACCGCCAGCGCCAGCTGGTCGCCGACGCCTCCCACGAGCTGCGCACCCCGCTGACCTCGCTGCGCACCAACGTCGAGGTGCTGGCGCACGCGCACCGCCTGGACCCGGAGGACCGCGAGGCGCTGGTGACCAGCATCATGTCCGGCCTGGACGACCTGACCACGCTGGTCAGCGACACCGTCGAGCTGGCCCGCGGCGAGGAGCAGGCGGCGCTGTTCGAGGAGATGCGCTTCGACCTGATGGTCCAGCGCTGCGTGGACCGCGCGACCACGCACTGGCCGAAGGCGGTCTTCAAGGCGGACCTGGACGAGGCGGTGGTCTACGGCGTCACCGACCGCCTGGCCAAGGCGGTCCGCAACCTGCTCGACAACGCGGCGAAGTTCAGCCCCGACGGCGGCCTGGTCGAGGTGCGCACGACGACGGGCGCCGACGGCACGGTCACGCTGACGGTCCGCGACCACGGCCCCGGGATCCCGGAAGCCGACCTGCCGCATGTCTTCGACCGCTTCTACCGCGCCGCCAGTGCCCGCGACCTGCCCGGCTCCGGACTCGGGCTGGCGATAGTGACGCAGGTGGCGGTCGGGCACGGCGGCGGGGTGACGGCGGGGGCCGCTTCGGGCGGCGGGGCCGAGTTCCGGCTGACGCTGCCGGTGGCACGGGGCTGA
- a CDS encoding AMP-binding protein, whose amino-acid sequence MATVAELIGEQSRHPGPGLLGPGGLRYQHSEIAAQAATRAALFGDRHRRGMQPHIGVLLGNTDEFVFWLSAAALAGAALVGVNPTRRGAELARDIRHAECELLVTSRGHLPLLAGLGLEDLPLLVVDEPAYAEALAPYRGAKAAQVVPVAPVTEDTRLLLYFTSGSTGAPKAVTCGQGRVAASGAAMAERFGLTASDVCYIPMPMFHGNAILANWGPALVAGAAVALRDRFSASGFLPDVRAYQATYFTYVGRAISYILATPEHPSDAANPLRAGFGTEAGPRDRERFERRFGCHLSEGYGASEGGINIVAPRTFPPSVLARGAAVGTTDPTLSIVDLETGEPCPPAAFDAAGRLLNGAAAIGELVRTGPGGFTGYWNNPAADAERFSEGRYRSGDLFYADTDGWLYFAARKADRMRVDGENISVALLEAILARWEPAEAVAAYAVPDEVTGDAVMCALVLRPGTVFDPGAFADFLAAQADLGTKMAPRYLRIAAALTTTATEKVSRYALREQGWWDVGGDAVWVRKERGADYERLGGAG is encoded by the coding sequence ATGGCCACGGTCGCGGAGTTGATCGGCGAACAGTCGCGGCACCCGGGCCCGGGGCTGCTCGGCCCCGGCGGCCTGCGGTATCAGCACTCCGAGATCGCGGCGCAGGCGGCCACCAGGGCCGCCCTGTTCGGCGACCGGCACCGCCGGGGCATGCAGCCGCATATCGGGGTCCTGCTGGGCAACACCGACGAGTTCGTGTTCTGGCTCTCGGCCGCGGCGCTCGCCGGGGCGGCGCTGGTCGGCGTGAACCCCACGCGCCGTGGCGCCGAGCTGGCGCGCGACATCCGGCACGCGGAGTGCGAGCTGCTGGTGACGTCCCGCGGCCACCTGCCGCTGCTGGCCGGCTTGGGTCTGGAGGACCTGCCGCTGCTGGTGGTCGACGAGCCGGCGTACGCCGAGGCGCTGGCGCCGTACCGGGGCGCGAAGGCCGCGCAGGTCGTGCCGGTGGCGCCGGTCACCGAGGACACCCGGCTGCTGCTGTACTTCACCTCGGGCTCGACCGGGGCGCCGAAGGCGGTGACGTGCGGGCAGGGCCGGGTCGCGGCCTCGGGCGCGGCGATGGCGGAGCGCTTCGGCCTGACGGCGTCGGATGTCTGCTACATCCCGATGCCGATGTTCCACGGCAACGCGATCCTGGCGAACTGGGGCCCGGCCCTGGTCGCCGGGGCCGCCGTGGCGCTGCGCGACCGCTTCTCGGCCTCCGGCTTCCTGCCCGACGTGCGCGCGTACCAGGCCACGTACTTCACCTACGTCGGCCGCGCGATCTCCTACATCCTGGCCACCCCGGAGCACCCCTCGGACGCCGCGAACCCCCTGCGCGCCGGCTTCGGCACCGAGGCCGGCCCGCGCGACCGGGAGCGCTTCGAGCGCCGCTTCGGCTGCCACCTGTCGGAGGGCTACGGCGCCTCCGAGGGCGGCATCAACATCGTCGCGCCCCGCACCTTCCCGCCCTCGGTCCTGGCCCGCGGCGCCGCGGTCGGCACCACGGACCCGACCCTGTCGATCGTGGACCTGGAAACCGGCGAACCCTGCCCGCCGGCCGCCTTCGACGCCGCGGGCCGCCTGTTGAACGGCGCCGCCGCCATCGGCGAACTCGTCCGCACCGGCCCCGGTGGCTTCACCGGCTACTGGAACAACCCCGCCGCCGACGCCGAACGCTTCTCCGAAGGCCGGTACCGCAGCGGCGACCTGTTCTACGCCGACACCGACGGCTGGCTCTACTTCGCCGCCCGCAAGGCCGACCGCATGCGCGTGGACGGCGAGAACATCTCGGTGGCCCTCCTGGAGGCGATCCTGGCCCGCTGGGAGCCCGCCGAGGCGGTGGCGGCGTACGCGGTCCCCGACGAGGTGACCGGCGACGCGGTGATGTGTGCCCTGGTGCTGAGGCCGGGCACGGTCTTCGACCCGGGAGCCTTCGCGGACTTCCTCGCGGCCCAAGCGGATCTGGGCACCAAGATGGCGCCGCGCTACCTCCGGATCGCCGCCGCGCTGACGACCACCGCCACGGAGAAGGTGTCGCGCTATGCGCTGCGGGAGCAGGGGTGGTGGGACGTCGGCGGGGATGCGGTGTGGGTGCGGAAGGAGCGGGGGGCGGATTACGAGAGGCTGGGCGGGGCTGGGTAG